In Hevea brasiliensis isolate MT/VB/25A 57/8 chromosome 13, ASM3005281v1, whole genome shotgun sequence, a single genomic region encodes these proteins:
- the LOC110657626 gene encoding cyclin-dependent kinase D-3 — MSENDTEKKVADRYLKREVLGEGTYGVVYKAIDTKTGQTVAIKKIRLGKQKEGVNFTALREIKLLKELKDPNIIELIDAFPHKGNLHLVFEFMETDLEAVIRDRNIFLSPADIKSYFQMTLKGLAYCHKKWVLHRDMKPNNLLIASNGQLKLADFGLARIFGSPDRKFTHQVFARWYRAPELLFGTKQYGSGVDVWAAACIFAELLLRRPFLQGTSDIDQLGKIFQSLGTPTPSQWPDLVYLPDYVEYQSVPAQPWRKLFPMASDDALDLLAKMFTYDPKVRISVEQALEHRYFTSAPLPTEPAKLPRPAPKRESVNPRASDFHPLEGPTVLSPPRKARRVMPDREGFDGNASQVDKIDEHGEIRQAAGNYTGRSEQVPMSIDFSVFGSRPMSRPTINSADRSHLKRKLDLEFQHPE; from the exons ATGTCAGAAAACGATACAGAAAAGAAAGTTGCCGATAGGTATCTAAAGCGTGAAGTGCTTGGTGAAGGTACTTACGGTGTAGTCTACAAAGCCATCGATACTAAG ACTGGACAGACAGTGGCAATTAAGAAAATTCGGCTTGGGAAGCAAAAGGAGGGGGTTAATTTTACAGCACTTAGAGAGATTAAACTGCTTAAAGAGCTTAAAGACCCAAATATAATTGAGTTGATTGATGCATTCCCTCACAAAGGGAACTTGCATCTTGTGTTCGAGTTCATGGAGACTGATCTTGAAGCAGTTATTCGTGATCGAAATATATTTCTTTCACCGGCTGACATAAAATCATACTTTCAGATGACATTGAAAGGACTGGCTTATTGCCACAAGAAATGGGTTTTGCATAG AGATATGAAGCCAAACAACTTGTTGATAGCATCTAATGGACAGCTTAAACTTGCAGATTTTGGTTTGGCACGCATATTTGGAAGCCCAGATCGCAAGTTCACTCACCAA GTCTTTGCTCGATGGTATAGAGCGCCTGAGCTGCTTTTTGGCACCAAACAATATGGTTCTGGGGTTGATGTTTGGGCTGCAGCCTGTATATTTGCTGAACTCCTCCTCCGTCGACCATTTCTGCAG GGGACAAGCGACATTGATCAATTAGGAAAGATTTTTCAATCCTTAGGGACTCCTACACCTTCTCAGTGGCCTGATTTGGTCTACCTCCCTGATTATGTGGAATACCAATCTGTTCCTGCACAACCTTGGCGTAAATTGTTTCCGATGGCTAGTGATGATGCTTTAGATCTGCTGGCAAAGATGTTTACTTATGATCCAAAAGTTAGAATTTCAGTGGAACAGGCATTAGAGCACAG GTACTTCACATCTGCACCTCTGCCTACTGAGCCGGCTAAGCTCCCTAGACCTGCCCCCAAGCGGGAATCTGTCAATCCTAGGGCTTCAGATTTTCATCCACTGGAGGGACCCACTGTGTTATCACCTCCAAGGAAGGCAAGAAGAGTGATGCCTGACCGTGAGGGATTTGATGGAAATGCATCTCAAGTTGATAAGATTGATGAACATGGTGAAATCAGACAGGCAGCTGGGAATTACACTGGCAGGAGTGAACAGGTGCCAATGTCAATAGATTTTTCTGTCTTTGGATCAAGACCTATGAGCAGACCCACAATTAACAG TGCTGACAGATCCCATCTGAAGAGGAAACTAGATCTCGAATTCCAACACCCAGAATAG